The following proteins are encoded in a genomic region of Candida albicans SC5314 chromosome 4, complete sequence:
- the SPS20 gene encoding Sps20p (Peroxisomal 2,4-dienoyl-CoA reductase; stationary phase enriched protein; Spider biofilm induced) has translation MPNTLDKSYLEKSVWKSDIFKGKVAFITGGAGTICRVQAEALVLLGADVAIIGRNPQKTEDAAKEIATLRPGAKVIGIGNVDVRKIQTIKEAADRTVKELGRIDHVIAGAAGNFLSDFNHLSSNAFKSVIDIDLLGSFNTVKVCFEELRKNKGSVIFVSATLHYYGLPMQLHASAAKAGVDALSNALAVELGPLGIRFNCIAPGAIGGTEGMSRLSPPNETPLEQKIPLQRQGTTTDIADATIYLFSPAASYVTGDVLVVDGAWWQVGGFLGDLYPSLVIHQNEDPQGKL, from the coding sequence atgcCAAATACCTTAGATAAATCATATCTCGAAAAAAGTGTTTGGAAATCAGACATTTTCAAGGGGAAAGTTGCCTTCATTACTGGTGGTGCAGGTACTATCTGTCGTGTTCAAGCAGAAGCCTTAGTTTTATTAGGAGCTGATGTTGCCATCATTGGTAGAAACCCTCAAAAGACAGAAGATGCTGCCAAAGAAATTGCCACATTGAGACCAGGTGCCAAAGTTATTGGGATTGGTAACGTTGATGTTCGTAAAATCCAAACTATTAAAGAAGCAGCCGACAGAACTGTAAAAGAATTGGGAAGAATTGATCACGTTATTGCTGGTGCCGCTGGTAATTTCTTATCTGATTTCAACCatttatcatcaaatgCTTTCAAATCagttattgatattgatttattgggTTCTTTTAACACTGTCAAAGTTTgttttgaagaattgagaaaaaacaaaggtAGTGTCATCTTTGTGAGTGCTACTTTACATTATTATGGGTTACCAATGCAACTTCATGCAAGTGCTGCAAAGGCTGGTGTTGATGCCTTGAGTAATGCCCTTGCTGTTGAATTGGGACCTTTGGGTATTAGATTCAACTGTATTGCACCTGGTGCTATTGGTGGTACTGAAGGTATGCTGCGTTTATCTCCTCCTAATGAAACTCCATTGGAACAAAAAATCCCATTGCAAAGACAAGGTACTACTACTGATATTGCTGATGCCACTATTTACTTGTTCTCACCAGCTGCATCATACGTCACTGGTGATGTGTTGGTTGTAGATGGTGCTTGGTGGCAAGTTGGTGGTTTCCTCGGTGATCTTTACCCAAGCCTTGTAATTCACCAAAACGAAGACCCACAAGGAAAATTGTAG
- a CDS encoding putative N(6)-L-threonylcarbamoyladenine synthase (Ortholog(s) have role in mitochondrial tRNA threonylcarbamoyladenosine modification, tRNA threonylcarbamoyladenosine modification and mitochondrion localization): protein MISNTFKIRCPLPLKRISSTSIRTYRVMAIESSCDDSCVALLEKSHPKTPPKIIDQFKRTLHSADIGGILPTAAYNYHMATIANMVQEFCHKHQISALNPPDLLCVTRGPGMAGSLSTSTEFAKGLSVAWDVPLVGVHHMLGHLLTANLPNSEQPKLPPPNYPFLSLLCSGGHTMLVLSKSLTEHEIIVNVGDIAVGDSLDKCARELGMYGNMLGKELEKYINSIPEETRNQYEKLSVNTRIANPYNFRLTLPYSAPKYGIPGDVKFAFSHFLSNIQEYKAMHYNKNRGEGESEGEGEIDLTLDEETKQFIAYKTQEFIFDHIVDRINIAFKKHGIKNRNSDGTFIGVKDFICSGGVAANNRLRQKLREKLDFQEIGTDNVNVNFHFPDLSLCTDNAIMIGAAGIEIFEKLRLRTDLSFLPIRKWPLNKLLDVDGWVKVEEEEFNRICKY, encoded by the coding sequence ATGATTTCAAATACTTTCAAAATTCGATGTCCCCTACCGTTGAAAAgaatatcatcaacaagCATACGGACATATCGTGTTATGGCCATAGAATCGTCGTGTGATGATTCTTGTGTTGCCTTACTCGAAAAATCTCATCCCAAGACTCCACCAAAAATTATAGATCAATTTAAACGGACACTACATTCCGCTGATATAGGTGGTATATTACCCACGGCAGCATATAATTATCATATGGCAACTATTGCCAACATGGTTCAAGAATTTTGCCATAAGCATCAAATTTCAGCATTAAACCCACCTGATTTACTTTGTGTTACCAGAGGTCCAGGAATGGCAGGATCCCTAAGTACTTCAACTGAATTTGCCAAAGGGTTATCTGTTGCATGGGATGTTCCCTTAGTTGGAGTGCATCATATGTTGGGTCATTTGTTAACTGCAAATTTACCAAATCTGGAACAACCCAAGTTACCACCCCCAAACTATCCATTTTTGAGTTTGTTATGTAGTGGTGGACACACTATGCTTGTATTACTGAAATCATTAACTGAACATGAGATTATTGTAAATGTGGGAGATATCGCCGTGGGTGACTCATTGGATAAATGTGCTCGAGAATTAGGAATGTATGGAAACATGTTAGgtaaagaattggaaaaatatataaattcCATACCTGAAGAAACTAGAAAtcaatatgaaaaattgagtGTGAATACTAGAATTGCTAATCCATATAATTTTAGATTAACTCTTCCTTATTCAGCACCCAAATATGGTATTCCAGGAGATGTGAAATTTGCATTCTCTCATTTCTTAAGTAACATTCAAGAATATAAAGCAATGCATTATAACAAAAATAGGGGTGAAGGTGAAAGTGAGGGCGAGGGTGAGATAGATTTGACATTAGATGAAGAAACTAAACAATTTATTGCATATAAAACACAagaatttatatttgatcATATTGTTGATAGAATAAATATTGCATTCAAAAAACATGGCattaaaaatagaaatagtGATGGTACTTTTATTGGGGTTAAAGATTTTATTTGTTCTGGGGGAGTTGCAGCAAATAATCGACTTCGACAGAAATTACGGGAAAAGCTAGATTTTCAAGAGATTGGTACCGACAATGTTAATGTGAATTTTCATTTCCCAGATTTATCACTTTGTACAGATAATGCGATAATGATTGGAGCTGCTGGCAtagaaatatttgaaaaattacgTTTAAGAACAGATCTTAGTTTTCTACCTATAAGAAAATGGCCattgaacaaattattaGACGTTGATGGGTGGGTTaaagtagaagaagaagaatttaatagaatttgtaaatattaa
- a CDS encoding uncharacterized protein (Ortholog(s) have magnesium ion transmembrane transporter activity, role in magnesium ion export from mitochondrion, magnesium ion transport and mitochondrial inner membrane localization): MSQVFTSSTIPLTFESREHKEHHSIRNKPPSSPPESTDNETLQQPIWQCMLAGGFGGVVGDSAMHSLDTVKTRQQGFPYKVKYKHMIPAYSTILKEEGFFRGLYGGYTPAALGSFPSTAAFFGTYEYSKRVMINQWHVNETLAYFIAGILGDLASSIFYVPSEVLKTRLQLQGKYNNPYTKECGYNYRGLGNAIVTIAKTEGPKTFVFGYKETLFRDLPFSALQFSFYETFRQWAIYSNNGSDDLSISMELLTGAAAGGLAGTLTTPLDVIKTRIQTATNTSELSSSISTKQTITNPIIRLLNRNATLKALVSIYKHEGILGAFSGVGPRFIWTGIQSSIMLLLYQVALKQLDVLSDDKDRDKLES, from the coding sequence ATGTCACAAGTTTTCACTAGTTCCACAATACCGTTAACGTTTGAATCACGTGAACATAAAGAACATCATAGTATTCGAAATAAACCTCCGCTGTCTCCTCCAGAAAGCACAGACAATGAAACATTACAACAACCAATCTGGCAATGTATGTTGGCAGGAGGATTTGGAGGAGTTGTGGGCGATAGTGCAATGCACTCATTGGATACAGTGAAAACGAGGCAGCAAGGATTCCCATATAAagtaaaatataaacacATGATTCCAGCTTATTCGACAATcttaaaagaagaaggatTTTTTCGAGGATTATATGGGGGATATACGCCAGCAGCATTAGGATCTTTCCCTTCAACAGCGGCATTTTTCGGAACTTATGAATATTCAAAACGGGTAATGATAAACCAATGGCATGTTAATGAAACATTAGCATATTTCATTGCAGGTATATTGGGAGATTTGGCATCAAGTATATTTTATGTACCTTCTGAAGTGTTAAAGACTCGTTTACAATTACAAGGTAAATACAATAATCCTTATACCAAAGAATGTGGTTACAATTATCGTGGATTAGGGAATGCAATTGTGACGATTGCTAAAACTGAGGGCCCAAAAACTTTTGTGTTTGGTTATAAAGAGACATTGTTTCGTGATTTACCATTCAGTGCCCTacaattttcattttacGAGACTTTCCGTCAATGGGCCatttattcaaacaatGGGTCGGATGATTTGTCCATATCAATGGAATTGTTGACTGGAGCAGCCGCTGGTGGTTTGGCTGGAACCTTGACAACTCCCCTAGATGTGATAAAGACTCGTATTCAAACAGCTACAAACACTTCAGAGTTGAGTAGTTCAATTTCCACCAAGCAAACCATTACAAACCCAATAATCAGATTATTAAACAGAAATGCAACTTTAAAAGCATTGGTATCGATATATAAACACGAAGGTATACTAGGGGCATTTTCAGGAGTTGGTCCTAGATTTATATGGACAGGTATACAGAGTTCTATTATGCTTCTATTGTACCAAGTGGCTTTAAAGCAATTGGATGTGTTATCTGATGACAAAGACAGAGACAAATTAGAGTCTTGA
- a CDS encoding Smc5-Smc6 complex subunit (Ortholog(s) have SUMO transferase activity, role in DNA repair and Smc5-Smc6 complex, nucleus localization) — protein sequence MTDTQPRKIRKVSTQEQIEDYEKLRQRIKNHFKDALKGKGSSMSLHYIDEITELYKRVQSQKVKDTRVHLEDSEVFKEASDFAALNARNIVFDDSGIALDDKEFFKCLRRFAVTDPSLLSRNDIGDNDGNNSNDEDDVEDDDSDEEEEAIADEYTFNKTNWLKLGILYHQVSKKSISVDFLNGPLKAEKRKIVRARNVDDTKGSGMAKTARQVQASDISGNQEQNTANMVKSVYQTYIEKYDGNGVNLFKFFINPRSFGQSVENLFYTSFLVKDGRLKLYVNNDGMPCIQRVSSDEIREAQLESNKIFASHHIASFNYKAWKKYTQLYNIREAFLGHRDEPEDQMPPEDIIDYNDEEPIPSSQRRDSNSSD from the coding sequence ATGACGGATACACAACCAAGGAAAATACGTAAAGTGTCTACTCAAGAGCAAATTGAAGATTATGAAAAACTTCGtcaaagaatcaaaaatcaTTTCAAAGATGCCCTTAAAGGTAAAGGATCATCTATGCTGTTGCattatattgatgaaataaCCGAATTATATAAAAGAGTTCAATCACAAAAAGTTAAAGATACAAGAGTTCATTTAGAAGATTCTGAAGTTTTCAAAGAAGCATCGGATTTTGCTGCCTTGAATGCACGTAATATAGTTTTCGATGATTCAGGGATCGCTCTTGATGataaagaatttttcaaatgtttAAGAAGATTTGCTGTTACTGATCCTAGTCTTTTAAGTCGTAATGATATAGGAGATAATGATGGCAATAATAGTAACGATGAGGATGACGTAGAGGATGATGATCtggatgaagaagaagaagctaTTGCTGATGAATACACattcaataaaacaaattggtTAAAACTTGGGATTCTTTATCATCAAGTTAGTAAAAAATCCATACTGGTAGATTTTTTGAATGGACCCTTAAAAGCAGAAAAGAGGAAAATAGTTCGAGCAAGAAATGTTGATGATACTAAAGGTAGCGGGATGGCGAAAACTGCTCGACAAGTTCAAGCTAGTGATATTTCTGGTAATCAAGAACAAAATACTGCCAATATGGTTAAATCAGTTTATCAAAcatatattgaaaaatatgatggtaatggtgttaatttatttaaattttttataaacCCTAGATCATTTGGTCAAAGTGTGGAGAATTTATTTTACACCAGTTTCCTCGTTAAAGATGGTCGATTGAAATTATATGTGAATAATGACGGGATGCCTTGTATTCAAAGAGTGAGTAGTGATGAAATCAGAGAGGCTCAATTGGAAAgcaataaaatttttgctAGTCATCATATTGCTAGTTTTAATTACAAAGCATGGAAGAAATATACTCAATTATATAACATAAGAGAAGCATTTTTGGGACATCGTGATGAACCTGAAGACCAAATGCCACCTGAagatataattgattataatgaCGAGGAACCTATACCGTCATCTCAAAGAAGGGATCTGAATTCATCGGATTAA